The Thiomonas sp. FB-Cd genome includes a window with the following:
- a CDS encoding P-II family nitrogen regulator codes for MKMIMAIIKPFKLDEVREALSGIGVTGITVTEVKGFGRQKGHTELYRGAEYVVDFLPKVKIEAAVPDTLVERTIEAIETSARTGKIGDGKIFVSAIEQVVRIRTGETGGDAL; via the coding sequence ATGAAAATGATCATGGCAATCATCAAGCCGTTCAAGCTCGACGAGGTCCGCGAAGCCTTGTCCGGTATCGGGGTGACGGGTATCACCGTCACTGAAGTCAAAGGCTTTGGACGGCAAAAGGGCCATACCGAGCTGTATCGAGGCGCGGAATACGTGGTCGATTTCCTGCCCAAGGTGAAGATTGAGGCTGCCGTCCCCGATACGCTCGTTGAGCGCACCATCGAGGCGATTGAAACCTCGGCTCGCACCGGCAAGATCGGCGACGGCAAGATCTTCGTCTCGGCCATTGAACAGGTCGTGCGTATCCGTACCGGCGAGACCGGTGGCGATGCGCTCTGA
- a CDS encoding ammonium transporter produces the protein MKKFLAMIALSLVTLASTAPAWAQTASAPASAAPAAPAPAAAAAPAAPAPVAAPAAAAPNPAAFINSGDNAWMLTSTALVLMMTIPGLALFYGGMVRKKNVLATLMQSFAITALVTVLWMIVGYSLAFTQGSGFIGGLSRFFLSGMGLDSANALAPTIPETTYMTFQMTFAIITPALIVGSFADRMKFSALLWFMGLWLLAVYAPIAHMVWGPGGWLGGDGVLDYAGGTVVHINAGVAGLVAALVMGKRVGYGKEPMPPHNLVLTMIGASLLWVGWFGFNAGSAVAASDRAGMAMAATQIATAAAALGWMFAEWMTRGKPTILGICSGAVAGLVAITPASGFVGPSGALAIGIAAGVVCFWTAVYMKEMIGYDDSLDAFGVHAIGGILGALLTGVFAVKAIGGTAGLLEGNAAQMLIQAKGVAVTIVYDAVVTFIILKLVDMTLGLRVTEEQEREGLDISLHGEQVL, from the coding sequence ATGAAAAAGTTTCTCGCAATGATCGCGCTGAGCCTGGTGACGTTGGCCAGCACAGCCCCGGCATGGGCGCAGACTGCCAGCGCCCCTGCCTCCGCGGCTCCGGCCGCGCCTGCACCGGCCGCGGCAGCCGCACCCGCTGCGCCGGCCCCAGTGGCCGCTCCGGCGGCTGCCGCGCCGAACCCGGCAGCATTCATCAATTCTGGCGATAACGCGTGGATGCTGACGTCCACCGCGCTGGTGCTGATGATGACCATCCCGGGACTCGCGCTCTTCTATGGCGGCATGGTGCGCAAGAAGAATGTGCTTGCCACGCTCATGCAGAGCTTCGCGATTACAGCTCTGGTCACGGTGCTATGGATGATTGTCGGCTATAGCCTGGCCTTCACCCAGGGATCGGGTTTCATCGGCGGGCTGAGCCGGTTCTTTCTCTCGGGCATGGGACTGGATAGCGCCAATGCACTGGCACCCACCATCCCCGAAACCACGTACATGACGTTCCAGATGACCTTCGCCATCATCACGCCGGCGCTCATCGTGGGTTCGTTCGCAGACCGCATGAAGTTCTCGGCACTGCTGTGGTTCATGGGGTTGTGGCTGCTTGCGGTGTATGCGCCAATTGCCCACATGGTCTGGGGCCCAGGCGGGTGGCTGGGCGGTGACGGCGTGCTTGACTATGCGGGCGGCACGGTCGTGCATATCAACGCCGGTGTGGCAGGTCTCGTGGCGGCCCTCGTCATGGGCAAGCGCGTGGGTTATGGCAAGGAGCCGATGCCTCCCCACAACCTGGTGCTGACCATGATTGGTGCGTCGCTTCTGTGGGTCGGTTGGTTTGGTTTCAACGCCGGCTCCGCCGTGGCTGCAAGCGACCGTGCGGGCATGGCCATGGCCGCCACGCAAATCGCAACGGCCGCCGCGGCATTGGGATGGATGTTTGCCGAGTGGATGACGCGCGGCAAGCCCACGATTCTTGGAATCTGTTCGGGTGCAGTGGCCGGCCTCGTCGCCATTACCCCAGCCTCCGGCTTTGTGGGCCCGAGCGGGGCGCTTGCCATCGGGATCGCGGCTGGCGTCGTGTGTTTCTGGACTGCGGTGTACATGAAGGAGATGATTGGATACGACGACTCGCTCGACGCCTTCGGCGTGCACGCCATCGGGGGTATCCTGGGTGCTCTGCTGACCGGCGTCTTTGCGGTCAAGGCCATTGGCGGCACCGCGGGGCTTCTCGAAGGCAATGCCGCGCAAATGCTGATCCAAGCCAAGGGCGTGGCGGTCACGATCGTCTACGACGCCGTTGTCACCTTCATCATTCTGAAGCTTGTGGACATGACGCTGGGCCTGCGTGTGACCGAAGAACAGGAGCGCGAAGGCCTCGACATCAGCCTGCACGGCGAGCAGGTCTTGTGA
- the gshA gene encoding glutamate--cysteine ligase: MIPHLVSNESGPVLELEQRILEAQPSIERWFRLEWMEHAPPFYASVDLRNGGFKLAPVDTNLFPGGWNNLSDEMIPLAVQAAMAAIEKICPEAKGLLLIPEKHTRNTFYLENLGRLTQIFHQAGLNVHVGTVDETITDVKTVHLPSGEPLVLEPLVRSKRRLGTKDFDPCTILLNNDLSSGVPSSLEGLYEQYVLPPLHAGWTTRRKTTHFKSYDDVVKRFAKLIGVDPWMLNPYFAQCTNIDFQERQGEDCLADAVDTVLAKVRKKYKEYGIHAKPFVAVKADAGTYGMGVMMVHDAAEVKDLNRKTRNKMSVVKEGMEVRDVIIQEGIPSIERLQEAVCEPVVYMMDRYVVGGFYRVHADRGPSENLNSPGMHFVPLAFDEQFNVTHPEAKPGTNGPNRFYMYGVIARLALVAASYELERTDPEAETV, translated from the coding sequence ATGATTCCCCATCTCGTCTCCAACGAAAGCGGCCCGGTGCTCGAACTCGAGCAGCGCATCCTCGAAGCTCAGCCATCGATTGAACGGTGGTTCCGGCTGGAATGGATGGAGCATGCGCCGCCGTTTTACGCCTCCGTGGACTTGCGCAACGGCGGCTTCAAGCTCGCGCCGGTGGACACCAATCTTTTTCCGGGCGGCTGGAACAATCTGTCGGACGAGATGATTCCTCTCGCCGTGCAGGCGGCCATGGCGGCGATCGAGAAGATTTGTCCCGAGGCCAAGGGGTTGTTGCTCATCCCGGAAAAGCATACGCGCAACACGTTCTACCTGGAAAATCTCGGGCGCCTGACGCAAATCTTCCATCAGGCCGGGTTGAACGTGCATGTGGGCACGGTGGATGAAACCATCACGGACGTCAAGACCGTGCACCTGCCCAGCGGCGAACCCCTGGTGCTGGAGCCGTTGGTGCGCAGCAAGCGCCGCCTCGGAACCAAGGACTTTGACCCCTGCACCATCCTGCTCAACAATGATCTGTCTTCGGGGGTGCCGTCCAGCCTTGAGGGGTTGTATGAGCAGTATGTGCTGCCTCCGCTGCACGCGGGGTGGACCACGCGCCGAAAGACGACCCATTTCAAGAGCTATGACGACGTGGTCAAGCGCTTCGCCAAGCTCATTGGTGTGGACCCGTGGATGCTCAACCCGTATTTTGCTCAGTGCACCAACATCGATTTCCAGGAGCGCCAGGGCGAGGACTGCCTTGCCGACGCCGTGGACACGGTGTTGGCGAAGGTGCGGAAAAAATACAAGGAATACGGCATTCACGCAAAGCCCTTTGTCGCGGTGAAGGCCGACGCCGGAACCTACGGAATGGGTGTGATGATGGTGCACGATGCTGCCGAGGTCAAAGACCTCAACCGCAAAACGCGCAACAAGATGAGTGTTGTCAAAGAAGGCATGGAGGTGCGCGACGTCATCATCCAGGAAGGTATCCCCAGCATCGAGCGTCTTCAGGAGGCGGTGTGTGAGCCTGTCGTGTACATGATGGACCGGTACGTGGTTGGCGGGTTCTATCGCGTGCATGCTGACCGAGGCCCCAGTGAGAATCTCAATTCGCCTGGCATGCACTTTGTGCCACTGGCCTTCGACGAACAGTTCAACGTGACGCACCCCGAGGCCAAGCCCGGCACCAACGGACCTAACCGCTTTTACATGTATGGGGTGATCGCGCGCCTGGCGCTCGTCGCGGCGAGCTACGAGCTCGAGAGGACCGACCCCGAAGCCGAGACGGTCTGA
- the gshB gene encoding glutathione synthase — protein sequence MHLLFVADPLEIFNPKKDSTLAMMREAQRRGFAVWACEPRNLHWSSGGAPAEGAWVRANCRHVQVLEGAKPWFGEVEHVDRALHSFAGVIMRKDPPFDNEYFYATHLLEQAEREGARVFNRPRALRDHPEKLAILEWPQFIPHTLVSRDLAQLRAFAASERDIIIKPLDGMGGSGIFRLRAAADGSPDVNLSVALETLTDWGRRTIMAQRFIPEIAKGDKRVLVIGGEPVPFALARIPQGGETRGNLAAGGLGVAQPLTAADRSIADTLGPVLAARGLLLVGLDIIGERLTEINVTSPTCFVEITQQTGYDVAARFIDAVQAAIG from the coding sequence ATGCACTTGTTGTTCGTCGCCGATCCGCTGGAGATCTTCAACCCCAAGAAGGACTCGACTCTTGCCATGATGCGGGAGGCCCAGCGGCGCGGATTCGCGGTATGGGCCTGTGAGCCGCGCAACCTGCATTGGAGCAGTGGCGGTGCTCCGGCCGAGGGCGCGTGGGTGCGGGCGAACTGCCGTCATGTCCAGGTTCTCGAGGGCGCGAAGCCCTGGTTCGGCGAAGTCGAGCACGTGGATCGCGCGCTCCACAGCTTCGCCGGTGTGATCATGCGCAAGGATCCACCTTTTGATAATGAGTACTTTTACGCGACGCACCTGCTTGAACAGGCTGAGCGCGAGGGTGCGCGCGTCTTCAACCGCCCACGCGCGCTACGCGATCATCCGGAGAAGCTAGCCATCCTGGAGTGGCCTCAGTTCATTCCGCACACCCTGGTCAGCCGCGACCTTGCGCAATTGCGCGCATTTGCGGCATCGGAACGCGACATCATCATCAAGCCCTTGGATGGGATGGGCGGAAGCGGGATCTTCCGCCTGCGCGCTGCCGCCGACGGCAGCCCTGACGTCAACCTGAGCGTCGCGCTCGAAACCCTTACCGATTGGGGGCGGCGTACGATCATGGCGCAGCGCTTTATCCCCGAAATCGCAAAGGGCGACAAGCGTGTCTTGGTCATCGGCGGCGAACCTGTGCCATTCGCATTGGCGCGCATTCCGCAAGGTGGCGAGACGCGCGGCAATCTGGCTGCCGGCGGTTTGGGCGTCGCGCAGCCGCTGACAGCGGCGGACCGCTCCATCGCGGACACACTCGGCCCGGTGCTTGCCGCTCGCGGACTGCTCCTGGTGGGTCTCGACATCATTGGCGAGCGGTTGACCGAGATCAACGTCACCAGTCCGACGTGCTTCGTGGAGATCACTCAGCAAACGGGCTATGACGTGGCAGCGCGGTTCATCGACGCCGTGCAAGCCGCGATCGGGTAA
- a CDS encoding class I SAM-dependent RNA methyltransferase — protein sequence MSDQHSLFLPCPRGLEASLVAEMEQLASPTLQVREPVASGVPARGTLADVMLLNLHSRIASRVLLRMGRAAAAHADDVYRLALALPWERWFTPQQTLRVDVTAERGSTLPPQGAAARPVWRSSVESAQSANFPDSLLFAALRVKDGVCDHFRRLGQERPSVDRQNPDVRIHLHLGAADALLYLDTSGEALFKRGWRAEHGEAPLKENLAAGLVRLSGWTPQDVFFDPLCGAGTLAIEAAQSACRIASGLNRTFGFERLAGFDAALWEGLREAARAMHRDAPAPIIASDIDPRMVAIAQANARLAGVEDAIEFKQADVMDAQPPAVLAAGQAGHIVTNPPYAERIEAKGSEADEFLPRLGDVLKRRFAGWHAGLLLADVHADRALRLKPTRRHVVYNGPIEGRFFTFALVAGRPARRIGEVTPPAEPA from the coding sequence ATGTCCGATCAGCATTCCTTGTTTCTGCCCTGCCCGCGCGGGCTGGAGGCGTCGCTCGTGGCCGAGATGGAGCAACTCGCCAGCCCCACCCTGCAGGTGCGCGAACCGGTGGCCAGTGGCGTGCCGGCGCGCGGAACGCTCGCTGATGTGATGCTTCTCAATTTGCATAGTCGCATTGCGTCGCGTGTTCTGCTCCGCATGGGTCGAGCCGCAGCGGCGCATGCGGACGACGTGTACCGTCTGGCGCTTGCGTTGCCGTGGGAGCGCTGGTTTACCCCCCAACAGACCTTGCGCGTGGACGTGACCGCCGAGCGCGGCTCGACGCTGCCGCCGCAAGGCGCGGCGGCGCGCCCGGTCTGGCGAAGCAGCGTCGAATCCGCCCAATCCGCGAACTTTCCCGATAGCCTCCTGTTCGCAGCGTTGCGCGTCAAGGACGGTGTGTGCGACCACTTTCGCCGCTTGGGGCAAGAGCGGCCCAGTGTGGACCGCCAGAACCCCGACGTGCGCATTCACCTGCACCTTGGCGCGGCTGACGCCTTGCTCTACCTGGATACGTCCGGGGAGGCGCTGTTCAAGCGCGGCTGGCGTGCCGAGCATGGGGAAGCCCCACTCAAGGAAAATCTGGCCGCGGGTCTCGTGCGGCTGTCCGGTTGGACGCCGCAGGACGTGTTCTTCGACCCGCTGTGCGGCGCGGGAACGCTCGCCATCGAAGCAGCGCAAAGCGCTTGCCGCATTGCGTCCGGGCTGAACCGCACGTTCGGATTCGAGCGGCTTGCCGGCTTCGACGCTGCGCTTTGGGAAGGGCTTCGCGAAGCAGCACGGGCCATGCACCGTGATGCGCCCGCGCCCATCATCGCCTCGGACATCGACCCGCGGATGGTGGCGATCGCTCAAGCCAACGCGCGCCTGGCTGGAGTCGAGGACGCCATCGAATTCAAACAGGCCGATGTGATGGATGCCCAGCCGCCAGCAGTGCTCGCTGCCGGTCAGGCTGGTCATATTGTGACCAATCCCCCCTATGCCGAGCGCATCGAAGCCAAGGGGAGCGAGGCCGACGAATTTCTCCCGCGCTTGGGCGACGTGCTCAAGCGCCGCTTCGCTGGTTGGCACGCGGGGCTGTTGCTGGCGGATGTGCACGCGGATCGCGCCTTGCGGTTGAAGCCCACGCGCCGGCATGTCGTCTACAACGGGCCCATTGAGGGCAGGTTTTTCACCTTCGCGCTGGTCGCCGGGCGACCTGCACGCCGAATCGGTGAGGTTACGCCGCCTGCAGAGCCAGCTTAA
- a CDS encoding 5'-methylthioadenosine/adenosylhomocysteine nucleosidase, with amino-acid sequence MGNLFTSAMSCQRIAHRGGGWLAPENTLAGFQAGLRAGFRAFECDVKLSADGVPFLLHDDLLDRTTKASGRASWQVWARLAQLDASAACKPRLARQPPPEEVRLHATGSPHQRIASLQGLAALLAGQDIWLNLEIKTDADASAARQAEWGARIAQAATRLWADAAQPPCLSSFSIPALQGAMHTAPLLPRAWLCEALPLHWREPAQALALHALHLDARACTPELVHAVHIARLQLRLYTVNDAAALAQWCAAGVDGIFTDALELGPGPRPRPGSTHETTPTRPIFFFPLGGARPDAARPPARTAMTEPSRLGILCAMQAEQQMLLQQLIPTQPQRLHGKRAYHRGRLHGREVVMALSGIGKVAAATSATSLIAEFGCDVLLFTGTAGGLGQSVNIGDIVVATSFLQHDLDASPLFPRFEVPLTGRSRFPADDIWATRLLAAAHAAVDRTSHGAAGRARLQRLSIQTPRAHVGLLISGDRFVGGADQARGIRALLPDAIAVDMESAAVAQVCADYSVPFAAVRSISDRADATAHIDFERFTALVARHYSAAVLKLALQAA; translated from the coding sequence ATGGGAAATCTGTTCACCTCGGCAATGTCGTGTCAGCGCATTGCCCATCGCGGCGGCGGCTGGCTGGCTCCGGAAAACACCCTTGCCGGTTTTCAGGCGGGATTGCGGGCGGGGTTCAGGGCCTTTGAATGCGATGTCAAACTGAGCGCCGACGGCGTGCCCTTCCTGTTGCACGATGACTTGCTGGACCGCACCACCAAGGCCTCAGGGCGTGCCAGCTGGCAGGTTTGGGCGCGGTTGGCGCAACTTGATGCCAGCGCCGCGTGCAAGCCGCGCCTGGCTCGCCAGCCCCCGCCGGAAGAAGTCCGTTTGCACGCGACTGGGAGCCCCCACCAGCGCATTGCGTCGCTGCAAGGCCTGGCGGCGTTGCTCGCCGGGCAGGACATCTGGCTCAATCTGGAAATCAAGACCGACGCTGATGCGAGCGCCGCACGGCAAGCCGAGTGGGGCGCTCGCATCGCCCAGGCCGCGACCAGGCTCTGGGCCGATGCTGCGCAACCACCCTGTCTGTCTTCGTTCTCCATCCCGGCCTTGCAGGGTGCAATGCACACGGCGCCGCTGCTGCCCCGCGCCTGGTTGTGCGAAGCCCTGCCGCTGCACTGGCGCGAGCCCGCGCAAGCTCTGGCGCTGCACGCCTTGCACCTCGATGCCAGGGCCTGCACTCCAGAGCTCGTGCATGCCGTTCACATCGCCCGTTTGCAGCTGCGTCTGTACACCGTGAACGACGCAGCGGCGCTGGCACAATGGTGCGCGGCGGGCGTCGACGGCATCTTCACCGACGCGCTCGAGCTCGGCCCAGGGCCCCGTCCGCGGCCGGGCTCGACTCATGAGACAACGCCAACTCGCCCGATATTTTTCTTCCCGCTTGGGGGTGCCCGACCCGATGCGGCACGTCCCCCAGCACGCACAGCCATGACCGAACCCTCCCGCCTGGGCATTTTGTGTGCCATGCAGGCCGAGCAGCAGATGCTGCTGCAACAGCTCATCCCCACGCAGCCACAGCGCCTGCATGGCAAGCGCGCTTACCACCGTGGCCGGCTGCACGGGCGCGAGGTGGTGATGGCGCTGTCGGGCATCGGCAAGGTGGCAGCCGCGACCAGTGCCACGAGCCTGATCGCCGAGTTCGGCTGCGATGTCCTGCTGTTTACGGGCACAGCTGGCGGATTGGGTCAATCGGTGAACATCGGCGATATCGTTGTGGCGACAAGCTTCCTGCAGCACGACCTGGATGCCTCGCCCCTGTTCCCGCGTTTCGAGGTTCCCCTGACCGGGCGCAGCCGTTTTCCCGCCGACGACATCTGGGCAACGCGGCTGCTGGCGGCCGCGCATGCCGCCGTGGACCGTACATCGCACGGCGCTGCAGGCCGAGCGCGCCTGCAGCGGCTGAGCATTCAAACGCCGCGCGCCCACGTCGGCCTGCTGATCAGTGGCGACCGCTTCGTCGGCGGCGCTGACCAAGCCCGGGGGATACGCGCGTTGTTGCCCGACGCCATCGCGGTGGATATGGAAAGTGCCGCAGTGGCCCAAGTCTGCGCAGACTATTCCGTGCCATTCGCCGCGGTGCGCAGCATCTCCGACCGCGCTGACGCGACCGCCCACATCGACTTTGAGCGATTCACGGCGCTCGTGGCGCGGCACTACAGCGCCGCGGTGCTTAAGCTGGCTCTGCAGGCGGCGTAA
- a CDS encoding molybdopterin-dependent oxidoreductase translates to MTSKKPEIDIVLRRQLLQAGALGLGSALLARGALAADMIKLPLPGGPDERRLTNAFPQKGSMILQRTRPPLLETPFSVYDKGVFTPVNEFYVRWHWADIPTHMDPKTHTVTISGHVNKELKFTAFDLMRKFKHVELAAVNQCSGNSRGFFQPRVAGGEWGNGAMGNARWVGVRLKDVLDEAGVKPGAVQVQFEGSERPVIATAPNLKKSLNVDHARDGEVMIAWEMNGQSLPLLNGFPFRLVVPGWYATYWTKMLQHVTVLDHEDTNFWMHPAYTIPDNWPQANMTPGEKDVKFVPINKMVPRSFVTNLTTGAKVPAGRPELVRGIAFGGDTGVKMVELSIDGGKTWMPTQLGRDYGKYSFRQWTTHVKLGPGAQTLMARCTNSDGLQQPMTPNWNPGGFMRNVVESTTVMAV, encoded by the coding sequence ATGACATCCAAGAAACCTGAAATCGACATCGTTCTGCGTCGGCAATTGTTGCAGGCTGGCGCGCTTGGCTTGGGCTCAGCGCTGCTGGCGCGTGGTGCGCTGGCTGCCGACATGATCAAGCTGCCATTGCCCGGTGGGCCGGATGAGCGACGGCTCACCAATGCCTTTCCGCAAAAAGGCTCGATGATTTTGCAGCGCACGCGCCCACCCTTGCTGGAGACGCCGTTTTCGGTCTACGACAAAGGTGTGTTCACGCCGGTTAATGAGTTTTACGTGCGCTGGCACTGGGCCGACATTCCCACGCACATGGATCCCAAGACCCATACCGTGACCATCAGCGGGCATGTGAACAAGGAACTCAAGTTCACCGCATTCGACCTCATGCGCAAGTTCAAGCACGTGGAACTGGCCGCGGTGAACCAGTGCTCCGGCAATTCGCGTGGGTTCTTCCAGCCACGCGTTGCCGGCGGTGAATGGGGCAACGGCGCGATGGGCAACGCCCGCTGGGTCGGCGTGCGGCTCAAGGACGTGCTGGACGAAGCTGGGGTCAAACCCGGCGCCGTACAGGTGCAGTTTGAGGGCTCCGAGCGTCCCGTGATTGCCACAGCGCCGAACCTGAAGAAATCGCTCAATGTGGACCATGCCCGAGACGGTGAAGTGATGATCGCCTGGGAAATGAACGGCCAGTCGCTGCCACTGCTCAACGGCTTTCCCTTCCGCCTGGTCGTCCCCGGCTGGTACGCCACCTACTGGACCAAGATGCTGCAGCACGTCACCGTGCTTGACCACGAGGACACCAATTTCTGGATGCATCCGGCCTACACCATTCCCGACAACTGGCCGCAGGCAAACATGACGCCGGGCGAGAAGGACGTGAAGTTCGTGCCAATCAACAAAATGGTGCCACGCTCCTTCGTCACCAACCTCACCACGGGCGCCAAGGTGCCGGCGGGCCGACCCGAGCTGGTGCGCGGCATAGCCTTCGGTGGTGACACCGGCGTGAAGATGGTGGAATTGTCGATCGACGGCGGCAAGACCTGGATGCCGACCCAGCTTGGCAGGGACTACGGAAAGTACAGCTTCCGCCAATGGACCACGCATGTGAAGTTGGGCCCGGGCGCGCAAACGCTCATGGCCCGCTGCACCAACAGCGATGGCCTGCAGCAGCCCATGACGCCGAACTGGAACCCCGGCGGCTTCATGCGCAACGTGGTGGAGAGCACCACCGTGATGGCCGTTTGA
- a CDS encoding cytochrome c, giving the protein MNNAQRIAALSLALAASATMASLLGSAAEAATLKSTSVKLPESTRVFPGDSAGAKAANSYCLMCHSVGMVMTQPDLGKAAWLVEVNKMKNVFKAPIPEEQVAVIADYIDGIKAKK; this is encoded by the coding sequence ATGAACAACGCACAACGCATCGCAGCCCTCAGCCTGGCGCTCGCCGCATCCGCCACGATGGCCTCGCTCCTGGGCAGCGCGGCCGAAGCTGCCACCCTCAAAAGCACCAGCGTCAAGCTGCCCGAAAGCACGCGCGTCTTCCCGGGCGACTCGGCCGGTGCCAAGGCCGCCAACAGTTACTGCCTGATGTGTCACTCGGTGGGGATGGTGATGACCCAGCCCGACCTGGGCAAGGCCGCATGGCTGGTGGAGGTCAACAAGATGAAGAACGTGTTCAAGGCGCCGATCCCTGAGGAGCAGGTCGCCGTCATCGCCGACTACATCGACGGCATCAAGGCCAAGAAGTAG
- a CDS encoding YbhB/YbcL family Raf kinase inhibitor-like protein, which produces MRLSSRSFQDQHALAPQYAFCKPATVGHVALSDNRNPHLAWSEVPPQTRSLALICHDPDVPSAADDVNREGHTVPASLPRVDFFHWVVVDIPADWREIAEGAMSAGVTARGKGSLAGPAPRHGINDYTAWFKGDQDMEGLYYGYDGPCPPWNDALLHHYTFTLFALDIPHCPVDGAFTGHQVRDAIAGHVLAQAAITGTYTLNPSLAKGG; this is translated from the coding sequence ATGCGTCTCAGCAGCCGTTCTTTCCAGGATCAGCACGCCCTTGCGCCGCAATATGCATTCTGCAAGCCCGCAACGGTCGGGCACGTCGCGCTTTCGGATAACCGCAATCCGCACCTCGCCTGGAGCGAGGTTCCGCCGCAGACGCGAAGCCTCGCGCTGATCTGCCATGACCCCGACGTGCCGAGCGCGGCCGATGATGTCAATCGTGAGGGCCATACGGTGCCGGCTTCTCTGCCCCGGGTGGATTTTTTCCATTGGGTTGTCGTCGACATCCCTGCCGATTGGCGTGAAATCGCCGAAGGCGCCATGAGCGCCGGGGTTACCGCGCGTGGCAAGGGCTCGCTCGCAGGCCCTGCGCCGCGTCACGGCATCAACGACTACACGGCGTGGTTCAAGGGCGACCAGGACATGGAGGGCTTGTATTACGGCTACGACGGTCCCTGCCCGCCGTGGAACGATGCGCTACTCCACCACTACACGTTCACGCTGTTCGCGCTGGATATCCCGCACTGTCCCGTGGACGGCGCCTTCACGGGGCACCAGGTACGCGACGCCATCGCCGGCCATGTGTTGGCACAGGCGGCGATCACCGGCACGTACACCCTCAATCCAAGCCTGGCCAAAGGAGGCTGA
- a CDS encoding cation diffusion facilitator family transporter produces the protein MGIAGTHQCRKPRRVIPAVYRQHCDNAVTWQREHHQVAIEMIRATGRFTMQQRLLTARLALRLQPMHIRRYLHVSLAAAAVVILLKMLAWKLTGSVGFLSDAMESLVNVLAAGFALLMVSIAGRPPDADHPFGHTKAEYFSSGIEGLFIGLAAALILVEAAQRLIAPHPVHSVPVGVALIALATAVNGLVAAWMLKGAVRLRSIVLEADARHLLADVWTSVGVMGGVVLVPLTGWLWLDPVVGILVALHILREAYQLVARSVDGLMDKSLPDVDLLAVQQLLEPYRSADIQFDHVRTRRAGTRRFVGMHMHMPAHWTLGQAARCRLAVEKTLMDAMPGIGLTIETLPQGEESHQEEPTP, from the coding sequence ATGGGTATTGCAGGTACGCACCAGTGCCGCAAGCCGCGGCGGGTCATTCCCGCAGTCTATCGGCAGCATTGTGACAATGCCGTCACATGGCAACGCGAGCATCATCAAGTGGCCATCGAGATGATCCGCGCCACAGGTCGTTTTACCATGCAGCAACGCTTGCTTACCGCCCGCTTGGCCCTGCGCCTTCAGCCCATGCACATCCGCCGTTATCTGCACGTTTCGCTCGCCGCCGCCGCGGTCGTGATTCTGCTCAAGATGCTCGCATGGAAGCTCACCGGGTCGGTGGGATTCCTGTCGGACGCCATGGAATCGCTCGTCAACGTGCTGGCTGCAGGCTTCGCCCTGCTGATGGTGAGCATCGCCGGGCGCCCTCCGGACGCTGACCACCCCTTTGGGCACACCAAAGCCGAGTACTTCTCAAGCGGCATTGAGGGGCTGTTCATTGGATTGGCGGCAGCCCTGATCCTCGTCGAGGCAGCGCAGCGCCTCATTGCGCCACACCCCGTCCATTCGGTTCCCGTCGGTGTCGCGCTCATTGCCTTGGCCACGGCGGTCAATGGACTTGTGGCGGCATGGATGCTCAAAGGCGCGGTGCGCTTGCGCTCAATCGTTCTCGAGGCCGACGCACGCCACCTGCTGGCCGATGTGTGGACAAGTGTCGGCGTCATGGGTGGCGTTGTCCTGGTCCCGCTGACCGGCTGGCTGTGGCTCGATCCGGTGGTGGGCATCCTGGTTGCCCTGCACATCCTGCGTGAGGCTTACCAGCTCGTTGCACGCTCGGTTGATGGGTTGATGGACAAGTCCCTGCCTGACGTTGACCTTCTTGCGGTGCAGCAGCTTCTCGAGCCCTATCGGAGTGCCGACATACAGTTTGACCACGTGCGCACGCGCCGTGCCGGCACGCGCCGATTCGTGGGCATGCATATGCACATGCCTGCGCACTGGACGCTGGGCCAAGCGGCGCGCTGCCGCCTGGCCGTGGAAAAAACCCTCATGGACGCAATGCCTGGCATCGGACTCACGATCGAAACGCTGCCTCAGGGCGAGGAAAGCCACCAGGAGGAGCCGACGCCCTAG